In a genomic window of Kiloniellales bacterium:
- a CDS encoding formate--tetrahydrofolate ligase, with protein MPKSDIEIAREADIKPIEEVAAKLDIPRDEILQYGPHKAKLSFDFINGLADRPDGKLILVTAISPTPAGEGKTTTTVGLGDGLNKIGKKAMICLREPSLGPCFGMKGGAAGGGYAQVVPMEDINLHFTGDFHAIGIAHNLLSALIDNHIYWGLEPAIDSRRVAWKRVVDMNDRALRVITNSLGGVANGFPREDGFDIVVASEIMAIFCLATDPADLVERLGKIVIGQNRQREPIHATDVKGPGPMSVLLKEAIAPNLVQTLENNPAFVHGGPFANIAHGCNSVIATKTALKLSDYVVTEAGFGADLGAEKFFDIKCRKAGLSPDAAVIVATVRALKMHGGVAKADLGSENVEAVKKGCENMVRHIRNTKRFGVPVSVSINRFITDSDAELAAVKAAAEAEGVKAFIATHWADGGAGTEELAQHVVELADSGTADFKPLYPDDMPLIEKVRTIVREVYGGEDITFDGAIAKRFDELQKDYGHFPICMAKTQYSFSTDPDLKGAPNGFTVPIRELRLSNGAGFIVAVTGAIMTMPGLPRVPSANNIYLNEAGQIEGLF; from the coding sequence ATGCCGAAGAGCGACATCGAGATTGCCCGCGAGGCCGACATCAAGCCGATCGAGGAGGTGGCGGCCAAGCTCGACATTCCGCGCGATGAAATCCTGCAGTACGGGCCGCACAAGGCTAAGCTGTCCTTCGATTTCATCAACGGCCTGGCCGACCGCCCTGACGGCAAGCTGATCCTGGTGACGGCGATCAGCCCGACCCCCGCCGGCGAAGGCAAGACCACGACCACCGTGGGACTCGGCGACGGGCTCAACAAGATCGGCAAGAAGGCGATGATCTGCCTGCGCGAGCCCTCGCTCGGGCCCTGTTTCGGCATGAAGGGCGGGGCGGCCGGCGGCGGCTACGCCCAGGTGGTCCCGATGGAGGACATCAACCTCCACTTCACCGGTGACTTCCACGCCATCGGCATCGCCCACAACCTGCTGTCGGCGCTGATCGACAACCACATCTACTGGGGCCTGGAGCCGGCCATCGATTCGCGCCGCGTCGCCTGGAAGCGGGTGGTCGACATGAACGACCGGGCGCTCCGTGTTATCACCAACTCGCTCGGCGGCGTCGCCAACGGCTTCCCGCGTGAGGACGGCTTCGACATCGTCGTGGCCTCCGAGATCATGGCGATCTTCTGCCTGGCCACCGATCCGGCCGACCTGGTCGAGCGCCTGGGCAAGATCGTGATCGGCCAGAACCGGCAGCGCGAGCCGATCCACGCGACCGACGTCAAGGGGCCCGGCCCCATGTCGGTGCTGCTCAAGGAGGCGATTGCGCCGAACCTGGTGCAGACCCTTGAGAACAACCCGGCTTTCGTGCACGGCGGGCCCTTCGCCAACATCGCCCATGGCTGCAACTCGGTGATCGCGACCAAGACCGCGCTCAAGCTTTCCGACTACGTGGTCACCGAGGCGGGCTTTGGCGCCGACCTGGGCGCCGAGAAGTTCTTCGACATCAAGTGCCGCAAGGCGGGCTTGAGCCCCGATGCGGCCGTGATCGTGGCCACGGTCCGGGCGCTCAAGATGCACGGCGGCGTGGCCAAGGCCGACCTCGGCAGCGAGAACGTCGAGGCGGTCAAGAAGGGCTGCGAGAACATGGTGCGCCACATCCGCAACACCAAGCGCTTCGGCGTGCCGGTCTCCGTGTCGATCAACCGCTTCATCACCGACAGCGACGCGGAGTTGGCGGCGGTCAAGGCGGCGGCCGAGGCCGAGGGCGTGAAGGCCTTCATCGCGACCCACTGGGCCGACGGCGGCGCGGGCACCGAAGAGCTCGCCCAGCACGTCGTCGAGCTGGCCGACAGCGGCACCGCGGACTTCAAGCCGCTCTATCCCGACGACATGCCGCTGATCGAAAAGGTGCGCACCATCGTGCGCGAGGTCTACGGCGGCGAGGACATCACCTTCGACGGCGCCATCGCCAAGCGCTTTGATGAGCTGCAGAAGGACTACGGCCACTTCCCGATCTGCATGGCCAAGACCCAGTACAGCTTTTCGACCGACCCCGACCTGAAGGGCGCGCCGAACGGCTTCACCGTGCCGATCCGTGAGCTCAGGCTGTCAAACGGGGCCGGCTTCATCGTCGCGGTGACCGGCGCTATCATGACCATGCCGGGCCTGCCTCGGGTACCGTCGGCCAACAACATCTACCTCAACGAGGCAGGCCAGATCGAGGGGCTGTTCTGA
- a CDS encoding methionyl-tRNA formyltransferase: MRLIVNGQQAFGKAVLEALLDRGEEIVGVFCAPDKEGKPVDPIKECALERGLTVHQPNSYKDAETLELIRSLKPDLCLMAYVIKFIPEEARDIPTHGSICFHPSLLPLHRGPSSINWPIIGGATKTGLTLFYPDDGLDEGDILLQKEVDVGPDDTLGTVYFKKIFPLGVAAMVEAVDLFREGKATRTKQDDSKATYESWCKKEHAQIDWSKPVGEVYNLIRGTNPQPGAWTTRDGEKLDIFDCTKLDEPGGTPGEITAVGDQGFKVSAGDGQILVQRVRPAGGGKVPASDYVAASGLAVGARLG; encoded by the coding sequence ATGCGGCTGATCGTGAACGGACAACAGGCCTTCGGTAAGGCCGTGCTGGAGGCGCTGCTCGACCGCGGCGAAGAGATCGTGGGCGTGTTCTGTGCGCCCGACAAAGAGGGCAAGCCCGTCGATCCGATCAAGGAGTGCGCCCTCGAGCGCGGTCTGACCGTGCATCAGCCGAACTCCTACAAGGACGCGGAGACGCTCGAGCTGATCCGCTCGCTCAAGCCCGACCTCTGCCTGATGGCCTACGTCATCAAGTTCATTCCCGAGGAGGCGCGGGACATTCCGACCCACGGGTCGATCTGCTTCCACCCCTCGCTGCTGCCGCTGCACCGCGGGCCGAGCTCGATCAACTGGCCGATCATCGGGGGCGCGACCAAGACCGGTCTCACCCTGTTTTATCCGGACGATGGGCTGGACGAGGGCGACATCCTGCTCCAGAAGGAGGTCGACGTCGGCCCCGACGACACTCTGGGCACGGTCTACTTCAAGAAGATCTTTCCGCTCGGCGTCGCGGCCATGGTCGAGGCCGTCGACTTGTTCCGCGAGGGCAAGGCGACGCGGACCAAGCAGGACGACTCCAAGGCGACCTACGAATCCTGGTGCAAGAAGGAGCACGCGCAGATCGACTGGAGCAAGCCGGTCGGCGAGGTCTACAACCTGATTCGCGGCACCAACCCGCAACCGGGCGCCTGGACCACACGCGACGGCGAGAAGCTGGACATCTTCGACTGCACGAAGCTCGACGAGCCCGGCGGCACGCCGGGTGAAATTACCGCGGTCGGCGACCAGGGCTTCAAGGTCTCGGCGGGCGACGGCCAGATCCTGGTCCAGCGCGTGCGTCCGGCCGGTGGCGGCAAGGTTCCGGCCTCGGACTATGTTGCGGCCAGCGGTCTCGCCGTTGGCGCCCGCCTGGGCTGA
- the frc gene encoding formyl-CoA transferase has translation MSKALEGVRILDMTHVQSGPTCTQLLAWFGADVIKVERPGVGDATRGQLRDIPDVDSLYFTMLNHNKRSVTLNPKTEAGKAIFAKLIESCDVMVENFAPGAIDRMGFPWEKIQEINPRMIYASVKGFGPGPYEDCKVYENVAQCTGGGASTTGEIDGVPMVSGAQIGDSGTGLHLALGIVTALFHREKTGRGQRVTCAMQDGVLNLCRVKLRDQQRLAHGPLKEYPQYPNGEFGAATPRAGNASGGGQPGWIVKCKGWETDPDSYIYVITQAAAFPALAKAIGREDWLEDPEWNTPEARLPKLDRVFGEIEKWTMTKTKFEVMDILNPLNVPCGPILSMKELAEEPSLRETGTVVEVDHPERGKYLTVGNPVKLSDSPSDVVRSPLLGEHTDEILSEVVGLSAEEIAAARDQGAV, from the coding sequence ATGAGCAAAGCTTTGGAAGGTGTGCGCATTCTGGACATGACGCACGTCCAGTCGGGACCGACCTGCACCCAGCTTCTGGCTTGGTTCGGCGCCGACGTCATCAAGGTCGAGCGGCCGGGCGTCGGCGACGCGACGCGGGGTCAGCTGCGCGACATTCCCGATGTCGACAGCCTCTACTTCACCATGCTGAACCACAACAAGCGCAGCGTGACCCTCAACCCCAAAACCGAGGCCGGCAAGGCGATCTTCGCCAAGCTGATCGAGTCCTGCGATGTCATGGTGGAGAACTTCGCCCCGGGCGCGATCGACCGCATGGGCTTCCCCTGGGAGAAGATCCAGGAGATCAACCCGCGCATGATCTACGCCTCGGTCAAGGGCTTCGGCCCCGGACCCTACGAGGACTGCAAGGTCTACGAGAACGTGGCGCAATGCACCGGCGGCGGCGCCTCGACCACCGGCGAGATCGATGGCGTGCCGATGGTAAGCGGCGCCCAGATCGGCGACTCCGGCACCGGACTGCACCTGGCGCTCGGCATCGTGACCGCGCTGTTCCACCGCGAGAAGACCGGCCGTGGCCAGCGGGTCACCTGCGCCATGCAGGACGGCGTCCTGAACCTCTGCCGGGTCAAGCTGCGCGACCAGCAGCGGCTGGCGCACGGTCCGCTCAAGGAGTATCCGCAGTATCCCAACGGCGAATTCGGCGCGGCGACGCCGCGCGCCGGCAACGCCTCGGGCGGCGGCCAGCCCGGCTGGATCGTCAAGTGCAAGGGCTGGGAGACCGATCCCGACTCCTACATCTACGTCATCACGCAGGCGGCCGCTTTCCCGGCGCTGGCCAAGGCGATCGGCCGCGAGGACTGGCTGGAAGATCCCGAGTGGAACACGCCGGAGGCGCGTCTGCCCAAGCTCGACCGGGTCTTCGGCGAGATCGAGAAGTGGACCATGACCAAGACCAAGTTCGAGGTCATGGACATCCTCAATCCGCTCAACGTGCCCTGCGGCCCGATCCTTTCGATGAAGGAACTGGCCGAGGAGCCGTCCCTCAGAGAGACCGGTACCGTGGTCGAGGTCGACCATCCGGAGCGCGGCAAGTACCTGACCGTCGGCAACCCGGTCAAGCTCTCCGACTCGCCTTCGGATGTGGTCCGCTCGCCGCTCTTGGGCGAGCACACCGACGAGATCCTGAGCGAAGTCGTCGGTCTGAGCGCCGAGGAGATAGCGGCGGCCCGCGACCAGGGCGCGGTCTAA